One Rhodothermales bacterium genomic region harbors:
- a CDS encoding mercury transporter MerT, translating into MNRDRNYSDWSLVGAVGAAVGASACCTIPLALVSLGIGGAWVSNLIALQSYRPFFVVLALGLLAVAFYQSNRSASDVDCACETEGILSRRTKQILMLAGVVASLLLILSPWLLASAGGNSVSTTVATETSNIESAVLEIEGMTCASCTTTVSIALSRIDGVVEAQVSYEPPIATVRYDASRLTVDDLLSATANAGYPSSLRRESDTGS; encoded by the coding sequence ATGAACCGAGACAGGAACTACTCAGACTGGAGCCTTGTCGGTGCCGTTGGTGCTGCGGTCGGCGCCTCTGCGTGCTGCACGATCCCGCTCGCTCTTGTCTCACTCGGCATTGGCGGCGCGTGGGTCAGTAACTTGATCGCTCTACAATCATATCGACCCTTCTTTGTTGTCCTGGCCCTTGGTCTTCTTGCCGTTGCTTTCTACCAGAGCAACCGGTCAGCGTCGGATGTTGACTGCGCCTGCGAAACAGAAGGCATACTCAGCCGACGTACCAAGCAGATCCTTATGCTAGCAGGTGTCGTCGCGAGTCTGCTGCTAATTTTGTCGCCGTGGTTGCTGGCGTCCGCGGGTGGTAACTCTGTATCCACTACAGTGGCGACAGAGACTTCAAACATCGAAAGCGCTGTACTCGAGATTGAGGGCATGACTTGCGCATCATGCACCACCACTGTTTCCATAGCCCTTTCGCGGATCGACGGTGTAGTTGAGGCACAAGTATCATATGAACCTCCGATCGCCACCGTGCGATACGACGCCAGCCGGCTAACGGTTGACGACCTACTGTCGGCGACGGCAAACGCGGGGTATCCGTCTTCGCTCCGCCGAGAATCAGACACGGGCTCATGA